One Scleropages formosus chromosome 8, fSclFor1.1, whole genome shotgun sequence DNA window includes the following coding sequences:
- the scaf1 gene encoding splicing factor, arginine/serine-rich 19 isoform X1 produces the protein MEEDEDYDLLGVDRSETKVGPLGAREKGSEERLEKKEDRRTGLRCCQRDTETFGVHPGDLGVPIPVASDLLSAPLPVHPFPHHAEDSVVLDVELTAEVRVEDGSMLALFPSVIPGLLRTGKPGFFCDQLPSMLNWTRSAWTKSSRGYMLKSVSCPVSHSFCSRDVIMSPVLDGRTTADIAAPPSAMQTVKSPLPSSPSTSPSSPSSAPSSPSSSPSSSNSSPGGAAVSYHDNRSCAEGGAVTSATGDVVSSTSISMPPPSHALPSSSNPSIHVSSALPRPAPGRSSIEIYDPFHPTEGEGEREGRATDEENEVDEEDGDKYDPFDPTGSPVSERGRERGMGAQSDRMSSEVAGSKSRKSIFPAEMHVEGAAPRKKRDRGPSASSPSAKLQEEREQARGGDGKGARERGRERKHNESDNSEIEEGEIVAVGDRERDRRRDSAGERVLVPGSPFLHSCPKPERILRVLDGEDFVSVRAEGDWAVGRERDGVGDLRRKLVNRRKERYRSCCSSSLSPPPPLPPPPAVPAAAEKERSRKSGKSSKEREKRKRKQERDGKKEDKGTVKDRGSRERKERVSEREVRRGAEEKRREDDRGRSSRSNSSKRRRKNSSKRSSHSRSRLSSHRQKHRQHSSSSPSEDRRRDWIRDRERNRDRREKRERGRERDCSRKGKQKKERRDRPEKSSSKDGRGGSRKKAKEGQERRDGDRERDRRRQDGRPVVPPSIQDLNGSDLFAIKRTITVTTTATAPESSLPPPPQPLQESPRHASDKPRKKKKKRKRRAEEQQQNEDEEPLSRSRDSSITPLRYDGFDSDQFSEKLGVEVLSLDGEALDSDYPSLEDTPPPLPPPSPCPSPKPKSKSRTGRHVKKKLRTSKKSSLSEPSVRPKSPSSPSVTPVSPAALVPHLPAKRQRKAGKERDKGAKKEGGRSGKSKKLSRGARKAKLQSKVSVLVRDGVSSTTGGSGSGKRGIIVGASKDLPAQSGTAGGAVVGGSIAVVFRRDNESRSPFLKPCAEPVSMSGRSKDFSSKSRKGGVLSALAPPSSSSSSSSCSSHLSAVEPKKAKPSSTTSASSSSASSPSSASTTKQKRKQAKRDYREAVGGAHEDAGADDRCGIGGSPWGVAALDTQSSSSTSSTKPSSPLPRPLAPPPCPSSSSSAGQAPPSSPPPHTPPLPLPASRDTRESSPDSQTVDSSCKTPEAPFPSEDSTAPVQVVPSALPPSISSSPPALQTSLGAAATATAGSLSAPELKLVPDEPKAPASPPCSSSATSSASSTVASLALSLPTSSADQSSSASSSVSSSSTNKPPAPPPPPPTAPPLPWSLQTGVDCTAGGVLALTALLFKMEEANLASRAKAQEFIQATSQILSQANQSQSQLLPPASAPSSSSSSSSQTLPLPSVAPAPAPTPGQFILHGSLPLVGCTKTPPSHMHPGLSGGGGCAQTPPVPVHSASSGPTAVSGDPAWDGEGKDPDKYLKKLHTQERAVEEVKLAIKPYYQRKDITKDEYKDILRKAVHKICHSRTGEINPVKVSNLVKLYVQRYKYFRKHGRKMDEEEREGDREPAALHSSS, from the exons atggaagaagatgaagatTACGACCTTCTCGGAGTCGACCGCTCTGAAACAAAGGTGGGCCCGCTCGGCGCA CGAGAGAAGGGTTCCGAGGAAAGGCTCGAGAAgaaggaggacaggaggacagggcTGAGGTGTTGTCAGCGTGACACTGAAACCTTTGGTGTCCACCCCGGGGACCTG GGTGTGCCCATTCCTGTGGCATCAGACCTGCTTTCAGCTCCGCTCCCTGTCCACCCTTTTCCTCATCACGCAGAAGACAG TGTTGTTCTAGATGTGGAGCTCACGGCGGAGGTTCGAGTGGAGGATGGGTCGATGCTGGCTCTGTTCCCCTCTGTCATTCCTGGTCTTCTTCGAACAGGGAAGCCAG GCTTCTTTTGTGATCAGCTGCCCTCCATGTTAAACTGGACTCGCTCCGCGTGGACAAAAAGTTCGAGGGGATATATGCTGAAGAGCGTCTCGTGTCCTGTCTCTCACTCCTTCTGCTCCCGAGACGTTATCATGAGTCCTGTGCTGGATGGGAGAACTACTGCTGACATTGCTGCTCCTCCCAGTGCAATGCAGACAGTCAAAAGCCCCCTGCCTTCATCTCCATCCACATCTCCCTCTTCCCCTTCATCTGCTCCCTCATCTCCTTCATCCTCACCTTCATCTTCCAACTCTTCTCCTGGCGGAGCGGCTGTCAGTTACCATGACAACAGGAGCTGTGCCGAGGGCGGTGCAGTTACCAGTGCGACGGGTGACGTAGTGTCATCCACCTCCATTTCCATGCCACCTCCCTCTCACGCACTTCCTTCTTCTTCCAATCCCTCCATCCATGTGTCATCCGCCttgccccgccccgccccgggACGGTCCAGCATTGAGATATACGACCCGTTCCACCCCACTgaaggagagggggagagagaaggCAGGGCCACTGATGAGGAAAATGAAGTAGACGAGGAGGATGGTGACAAATATGATCCATTTGACCCCACGGGGTCCCCGGTctcagagagagggagggagcgggGGATGGGAGCCCAGAGTGATAGAATGTCTTCTGAAGTAGCTGGTTCCAAGTCTAGGAAGTCCATATTCCCAGCAGAGATGCACGTGGAAGGAGCAGCACCACGGAAGAAGAGGGACAGGGGTCCCTCAGCCTCCTCCCCATCAGCCAAACTGcaagaggagagagagcaggCCCGGGGGGGTGATGGGAAGGGGGCAAGAGAAcgaggaagagagagaaagcacaATGAATCGGACAACTCAGAAATCGAAGAGGGCGAGATCGTAGCCGTGGGTGACCGCGAGAGGGACAGGAGGCGGGACAGCGCAGGGGAACGGGTGCTTGTCCCCGGTAGTCCCTTCCTACACTCGTGCCCCAAACCGGAGAGGATCCTTCGTGTTCTGGACGGCGAGGACTTTGTGTCTGTAAGAGCAGAAGGCGACTGGGCAGTGGGAAGGGAGAGGGATGGCGTTGGGGACTTGAGGAGAAAACTGGTGAACCGCCGAAAGGAAAGATACAGGTCGTGTTGCTCATCGTCCCTGTCCCCGCCGCCCCCCCTTCCTCCACCGCCAGCCGTcccagctgctgcagaaaaggagcGAAGCAGGAAGTCAGGGAAAAGTTCCAAGGAGCGGGAGAAACGCAAGCGGAAGCAGGAGAGGGACGGCAAGAAGGAGGACAAGGGAACGGTAAAGGACAGGGGAAGCCgggagaggaaagagagggTCTCGGAGCGGGAGGTCAGGAGGGGAGCCGAGGAGAAACGGAGGGAGGACGACAgaggcaggagcagcaggagcaacagcagcaagaggagaaggaagaacAGCTCAAAGCGCTCCTCGCACTCCCGCTCACGGCTCTCCTCCCACCGGCAAAAGCATCGGCAGCACTCTTCGTCCAGCCCCTCCGAGGACAGACGCAGGGACTGGATCCGGGATAGAGAGCGCAACCGGGACAGACGGGAGAAAAGGGAAAGGGGACGCGAGCGAGACTGCAGCAGGAAGGGtaagcagaagaaggagaggagagacagACCTGAGAAGTCCAGCAGCAAAGATGGAAGGGGGGGCAGCCGGAAAAAGGCGAAGGAGGGCCAGGAGCGAAGAGAcggggacagagagagggacaggCGGCGGCAGGACGGCCGACCTGTCGTGCCTCCATCTATCCAGGACCTCAACGGCTCTGACTTGTTTGCTATCAAGCGCACCATCACCGTGACGACGACTGCTACAGCACCGGAGTCATCGCTGCCgccgcccccccagcccctACAGGAGAGCCCACGGCATGCGTCCGACAAGCCtcgcaagaagaagaagaagaggaaaagacgagcagaggagcagcagcagaacgaGGACGAGGAGCCCCTGAGCAGGTCTCGCGACTCCTCCATCACGCCACTGAGGTACGACGGCTTTGACTCAGACCAGTTCTCTGAGAAGCTGGGTGTGGAGGTGCTGTCTCTGGACGGGGAGGCTCTTGACTCCGACTATCCCTCCCTGGAGGACACTCCCCCTCCTCTGCCGCCGCCATCCCCGTGTCCGAGTCCCAAGCCCAAGTCAAAGTCCAGAACCGGAAGACATGTCAAGAAGAAGTTGAGAACGAGTAAAAAGTCCAGCCTTTCTGAGCCATCCGTCAGACCAAAGTCTCCGTCTTCTCCCTCAGTCACCCCCGTGTCTCCAGCAGCCCTCGTCCCCCACCTGCCCGCCAAGCGGCAACGCAAGGCAGGGAAAGAGCGAGACAAAGGGGCCAAGAAGGAAGGTGGGCGCTCTGGAAAGTCCAAGAAGCTGAGCCGTGGTGCTCGTAAAGCCAAGCTCCAGTCCAAGGTGTCGGTTCTGGTACGCGACGGGGTGAGCAGCACCACGGGAGGGAGCGGATCCGGGAAGCGGGGCATCATTGTCGGGGCCAGTAAGGACCTCCCCGCTCAAAGTGGCACCGCCGGTGGAGCGGTTGTCGGGGGCTCCATCGCGGTGGTCTTCCGTAGAGACAACGAGAGTAGATCGCCTTTCCTCAAGCCCTGCGCCGAACCCGTGTCCATGTCCGGCAGAAGCAAGGACTTCAGCTCCAAATCTCGGAAAGGCGGAGTCCTTTCGGCCTTGGccccaccttcctcctcatcgtcctcttcttcctgctcctcccaCCTTTCAGCCGTTGAGCCCAAGAAGGCCAAACCCAGCTCGACTACCTCCGCCTCCTCGTCCTCCGCCTCGTCTCCTTCCTCTGCGTCCACGACCAAGCAGAAGCGCAAGCAGGCCAAGAGGGACTACAGAGAGGCAGTAGGCGGTGCCCACGAAGACGCCGGGGCGGACGACCGCTGTGGAATAGGGGGGAGTCCCTGGGGCGTCGCCGCATTGGACAcacagtccagcagcagcacgtcCAGCACCAAGCCTTCCAGCCCGCTTCCCCGGCCACTCGCTCCACCACCATGTCCCTCTTCGTCGTCCTCGGCCGGTCAGGCCCCGCCCTCTTCACCGCCCCCGCACACTCCTCCGCTCCCCCTGCCAGCTTCTCGCGACACCAGGGAGTCCAGCCCGGACTCCCAAACGGTCGACAGCAGCTGCAAGACCCCCGAGGCTCCCTTTCCATCTGAGGACAGCACCGCTCCTGTGCAAGTTGTACCGTCAGCATTGCCTCCCAGCATTTCCTCCAGCCCACCGGCACTACAGACCTCGCTGggcgccgccgccaccgccaccgcgGGCTCCTTATCGGCCCCGGAGCTCAAGCTCGTCCCTGATGAGCCGAAGGCCCCGGCATCTCCGCCCTGCTCCTCCTCCGCCACTTCATCGGCCAGCTCCACGGTCGCCTCGCTCGCTCTTTCCCTCCCTACTTCATCTGCAGACCAGTCCTCATCCGCATCCTCTTCCGTGTCCTCATCCTCGACCAACAAGCCCCCGGCCCCGCCCCCGCCACCACCAACTGCCCCGCCCCTCCCGTGGAGTTTGCAGACGGGAGTGGACTGTACTGCTGGTGGAGTTCTTGCCC TGACGGCTCTGCTCTTCAAAATGGAAGAGGCCAACTTGGCAAGTCGTGCCAAAGCCCAGGAGTTCATCCAAGCTACGAGCCAG ATTCTCTCACAGGCAAACCAGAGCCAGTCGCAGCTCCTGCCGCCCGCTTCTGCCCCTTCTTCTTCGTCTTCATCCTCATCCCAGACTCTTCCTCTACCATCTGTGGCCCCAGCTCCGGCCCCCACTCCTGGCCAGTTTATCCTTCATGGCTCCCTCCCGTTGGTCGGCTGCACCAAGACTCCACCTTCTCACATGCATCCTGGCCTGTCAGGGGGCGGAGGGTGCGCGCAGACTCCTCCTGTGCCCGTACACAGTGCGTCGTCTGGACCCACAGCTGTATCCGGGGACCCTGCATGGGATGGTGAAGGAAAAGACCCCGACAAG TACCTAAAGAAGctacacacccaggagagggcTGTCGAGGAGGTGAAACTGGCCATCAAGCCCTACTACCAGCGCAAGGACATCACCAAGGATGAGTACAAGGACATCCTGAGGAAGGCCGTGCACAAG ATCTGCCACAGTCGCACGGGAGAGATCAACCCGGTGAAGGTGAGCAACCTGGTCAAGCTCTACGTGCAGAGATACAAGTACTTCCGGAAGCACGGGCGGAAGATGGACGAGGAGGAGCGGGAGGGGGACAGAGAGCCGGCCGCGCTGCATTCTTCCTCGTGA
- the scaf1 gene encoding splicing factor, arginine/serine-rich 19 isoform X2, protein MEEDEDYDLLGVDRSETKREKGSEERLEKKEDRRTGLRCCQRDTETFGVHPGDLGVPIPVASDLLSAPLPVHPFPHHAEDSVVLDVELTAEVRVEDGSMLALFPSVIPGLLRTGKPGFFCDQLPSMLNWTRSAWTKSSRGYMLKSVSCPVSHSFCSRDVIMSPVLDGRTTADIAAPPSAMQTVKSPLPSSPSTSPSSPSSAPSSPSSSPSSSNSSPGGAAVSYHDNRSCAEGGAVTSATGDVVSSTSISMPPPSHALPSSSNPSIHVSSALPRPAPGRSSIEIYDPFHPTEGEGEREGRATDEENEVDEEDGDKYDPFDPTGSPVSERGRERGMGAQSDRMSSEVAGSKSRKSIFPAEMHVEGAAPRKKRDRGPSASSPSAKLQEEREQARGGDGKGARERGRERKHNESDNSEIEEGEIVAVGDRERDRRRDSAGERVLVPGSPFLHSCPKPERILRVLDGEDFVSVRAEGDWAVGRERDGVGDLRRKLVNRRKERYRSCCSSSLSPPPPLPPPPAVPAAAEKERSRKSGKSSKEREKRKRKQERDGKKEDKGTVKDRGSRERKERVSEREVRRGAEEKRREDDRGRSSRSNSSKRRRKNSSKRSSHSRSRLSSHRQKHRQHSSSSPSEDRRRDWIRDRERNRDRREKRERGRERDCSRKGKQKKERRDRPEKSSSKDGRGGSRKKAKEGQERRDGDRERDRRRQDGRPVVPPSIQDLNGSDLFAIKRTITVTTTATAPESSLPPPPQPLQESPRHASDKPRKKKKKRKRRAEEQQQNEDEEPLSRSRDSSITPLRYDGFDSDQFSEKLGVEVLSLDGEALDSDYPSLEDTPPPLPPPSPCPSPKPKSKSRTGRHVKKKLRTSKKSSLSEPSVRPKSPSSPSVTPVSPAALVPHLPAKRQRKAGKERDKGAKKEGGRSGKSKKLSRGARKAKLQSKVSVLVRDGVSSTTGGSGSGKRGIIVGASKDLPAQSGTAGGAVVGGSIAVVFRRDNESRSPFLKPCAEPVSMSGRSKDFSSKSRKGGVLSALAPPSSSSSSSSCSSHLSAVEPKKAKPSSTTSASSSSASSPSSASTTKQKRKQAKRDYREAVGGAHEDAGADDRCGIGGSPWGVAALDTQSSSSTSSTKPSSPLPRPLAPPPCPSSSSSAGQAPPSSPPPHTPPLPLPASRDTRESSPDSQTVDSSCKTPEAPFPSEDSTAPVQVVPSALPPSISSSPPALQTSLGAAATATAGSLSAPELKLVPDEPKAPASPPCSSSATSSASSTVASLALSLPTSSADQSSSASSSVSSSSTNKPPAPPPPPPTAPPLPWSLQTGVDCTAGGVLALTALLFKMEEANLASRAKAQEFIQATSQILSQANQSQSQLLPPASAPSSSSSSSSQTLPLPSVAPAPAPTPGQFILHGSLPLVGCTKTPPSHMHPGLSGGGGCAQTPPVPVHSASSGPTAVSGDPAWDGEGKDPDKYLKKLHTQERAVEEVKLAIKPYYQRKDITKDEYKDILRKAVHKICHSRTGEINPVKVSNLVKLYVQRYKYFRKHGRKMDEEEREGDREPAALHSSS, encoded by the exons atggaagaagatgaagatTACGACCTTCTCGGAGTCGACCGCTCTGAAACAAAG CGAGAGAAGGGTTCCGAGGAAAGGCTCGAGAAgaaggaggacaggaggacagggcTGAGGTGTTGTCAGCGTGACACTGAAACCTTTGGTGTCCACCCCGGGGACCTG GGTGTGCCCATTCCTGTGGCATCAGACCTGCTTTCAGCTCCGCTCCCTGTCCACCCTTTTCCTCATCACGCAGAAGACAG TGTTGTTCTAGATGTGGAGCTCACGGCGGAGGTTCGAGTGGAGGATGGGTCGATGCTGGCTCTGTTCCCCTCTGTCATTCCTGGTCTTCTTCGAACAGGGAAGCCAG GCTTCTTTTGTGATCAGCTGCCCTCCATGTTAAACTGGACTCGCTCCGCGTGGACAAAAAGTTCGAGGGGATATATGCTGAAGAGCGTCTCGTGTCCTGTCTCTCACTCCTTCTGCTCCCGAGACGTTATCATGAGTCCTGTGCTGGATGGGAGAACTACTGCTGACATTGCTGCTCCTCCCAGTGCAATGCAGACAGTCAAAAGCCCCCTGCCTTCATCTCCATCCACATCTCCCTCTTCCCCTTCATCTGCTCCCTCATCTCCTTCATCCTCACCTTCATCTTCCAACTCTTCTCCTGGCGGAGCGGCTGTCAGTTACCATGACAACAGGAGCTGTGCCGAGGGCGGTGCAGTTACCAGTGCGACGGGTGACGTAGTGTCATCCACCTCCATTTCCATGCCACCTCCCTCTCACGCACTTCCTTCTTCTTCCAATCCCTCCATCCATGTGTCATCCGCCttgccccgccccgccccgggACGGTCCAGCATTGAGATATACGACCCGTTCCACCCCACTgaaggagagggggagagagaaggCAGGGCCACTGATGAGGAAAATGAAGTAGACGAGGAGGATGGTGACAAATATGATCCATTTGACCCCACGGGGTCCCCGGTctcagagagagggagggagcgggGGATGGGAGCCCAGAGTGATAGAATGTCTTCTGAAGTAGCTGGTTCCAAGTCTAGGAAGTCCATATTCCCAGCAGAGATGCACGTGGAAGGAGCAGCACCACGGAAGAAGAGGGACAGGGGTCCCTCAGCCTCCTCCCCATCAGCCAAACTGcaagaggagagagagcaggCCCGGGGGGGTGATGGGAAGGGGGCAAGAGAAcgaggaagagagagaaagcacaATGAATCGGACAACTCAGAAATCGAAGAGGGCGAGATCGTAGCCGTGGGTGACCGCGAGAGGGACAGGAGGCGGGACAGCGCAGGGGAACGGGTGCTTGTCCCCGGTAGTCCCTTCCTACACTCGTGCCCCAAACCGGAGAGGATCCTTCGTGTTCTGGACGGCGAGGACTTTGTGTCTGTAAGAGCAGAAGGCGACTGGGCAGTGGGAAGGGAGAGGGATGGCGTTGGGGACTTGAGGAGAAAACTGGTGAACCGCCGAAAGGAAAGATACAGGTCGTGTTGCTCATCGTCCCTGTCCCCGCCGCCCCCCCTTCCTCCACCGCCAGCCGTcccagctgctgcagaaaaggagcGAAGCAGGAAGTCAGGGAAAAGTTCCAAGGAGCGGGAGAAACGCAAGCGGAAGCAGGAGAGGGACGGCAAGAAGGAGGACAAGGGAACGGTAAAGGACAGGGGAAGCCgggagaggaaagagagggTCTCGGAGCGGGAGGTCAGGAGGGGAGCCGAGGAGAAACGGAGGGAGGACGACAgaggcaggagcagcaggagcaacagcagcaagaggagaaggaagaacAGCTCAAAGCGCTCCTCGCACTCCCGCTCACGGCTCTCCTCCCACCGGCAAAAGCATCGGCAGCACTCTTCGTCCAGCCCCTCCGAGGACAGACGCAGGGACTGGATCCGGGATAGAGAGCGCAACCGGGACAGACGGGAGAAAAGGGAAAGGGGACGCGAGCGAGACTGCAGCAGGAAGGGtaagcagaagaaggagaggagagacagACCTGAGAAGTCCAGCAGCAAAGATGGAAGGGGGGGCAGCCGGAAAAAGGCGAAGGAGGGCCAGGAGCGAAGAGAcggggacagagagagggacaggCGGCGGCAGGACGGCCGACCTGTCGTGCCTCCATCTATCCAGGACCTCAACGGCTCTGACTTGTTTGCTATCAAGCGCACCATCACCGTGACGACGACTGCTACAGCACCGGAGTCATCGCTGCCgccgcccccccagcccctACAGGAGAGCCCACGGCATGCGTCCGACAAGCCtcgcaagaagaagaagaagaggaaaagacgagcagaggagcagcagcagaacgaGGACGAGGAGCCCCTGAGCAGGTCTCGCGACTCCTCCATCACGCCACTGAGGTACGACGGCTTTGACTCAGACCAGTTCTCTGAGAAGCTGGGTGTGGAGGTGCTGTCTCTGGACGGGGAGGCTCTTGACTCCGACTATCCCTCCCTGGAGGACACTCCCCCTCCTCTGCCGCCGCCATCCCCGTGTCCGAGTCCCAAGCCCAAGTCAAAGTCCAGAACCGGAAGACATGTCAAGAAGAAGTTGAGAACGAGTAAAAAGTCCAGCCTTTCTGAGCCATCCGTCAGACCAAAGTCTCCGTCTTCTCCCTCAGTCACCCCCGTGTCTCCAGCAGCCCTCGTCCCCCACCTGCCCGCCAAGCGGCAACGCAAGGCAGGGAAAGAGCGAGACAAAGGGGCCAAGAAGGAAGGTGGGCGCTCTGGAAAGTCCAAGAAGCTGAGCCGTGGTGCTCGTAAAGCCAAGCTCCAGTCCAAGGTGTCGGTTCTGGTACGCGACGGGGTGAGCAGCACCACGGGAGGGAGCGGATCCGGGAAGCGGGGCATCATTGTCGGGGCCAGTAAGGACCTCCCCGCTCAAAGTGGCACCGCCGGTGGAGCGGTTGTCGGGGGCTCCATCGCGGTGGTCTTCCGTAGAGACAACGAGAGTAGATCGCCTTTCCTCAAGCCCTGCGCCGAACCCGTGTCCATGTCCGGCAGAAGCAAGGACTTCAGCTCCAAATCTCGGAAAGGCGGAGTCCTTTCGGCCTTGGccccaccttcctcctcatcgtcctcttcttcctgctcctcccaCCTTTCAGCCGTTGAGCCCAAGAAGGCCAAACCCAGCTCGACTACCTCCGCCTCCTCGTCCTCCGCCTCGTCTCCTTCCTCTGCGTCCACGACCAAGCAGAAGCGCAAGCAGGCCAAGAGGGACTACAGAGAGGCAGTAGGCGGTGCCCACGAAGACGCCGGGGCGGACGACCGCTGTGGAATAGGGGGGAGTCCCTGGGGCGTCGCCGCATTGGACAcacagtccagcagcagcacgtcCAGCACCAAGCCTTCCAGCCCGCTTCCCCGGCCACTCGCTCCACCACCATGTCCCTCTTCGTCGTCCTCGGCCGGTCAGGCCCCGCCCTCTTCACCGCCCCCGCACACTCCTCCGCTCCCCCTGCCAGCTTCTCGCGACACCAGGGAGTCCAGCCCGGACTCCCAAACGGTCGACAGCAGCTGCAAGACCCCCGAGGCTCCCTTTCCATCTGAGGACAGCACCGCTCCTGTGCAAGTTGTACCGTCAGCATTGCCTCCCAGCATTTCCTCCAGCCCACCGGCACTACAGACCTCGCTGggcgccgccgccaccgccaccgcgGGCTCCTTATCGGCCCCGGAGCTCAAGCTCGTCCCTGATGAGCCGAAGGCCCCGGCATCTCCGCCCTGCTCCTCCTCCGCCACTTCATCGGCCAGCTCCACGGTCGCCTCGCTCGCTCTTTCCCTCCCTACTTCATCTGCAGACCAGTCCTCATCCGCATCCTCTTCCGTGTCCTCATCCTCGACCAACAAGCCCCCGGCCCCGCCCCCGCCACCACCAACTGCCCCGCCCCTCCCGTGGAGTTTGCAGACGGGAGTGGACTGTACTGCTGGTGGAGTTCTTGCCC TGACGGCTCTGCTCTTCAAAATGGAAGAGGCCAACTTGGCAAGTCGTGCCAAAGCCCAGGAGTTCATCCAAGCTACGAGCCAG ATTCTCTCACAGGCAAACCAGAGCCAGTCGCAGCTCCTGCCGCCCGCTTCTGCCCCTTCTTCTTCGTCTTCATCCTCATCCCAGACTCTTCCTCTACCATCTGTGGCCCCAGCTCCGGCCCCCACTCCTGGCCAGTTTATCCTTCATGGCTCCCTCCCGTTGGTCGGCTGCACCAAGACTCCACCTTCTCACATGCATCCTGGCCTGTCAGGGGGCGGAGGGTGCGCGCAGACTCCTCCTGTGCCCGTACACAGTGCGTCGTCTGGACCCACAGCTGTATCCGGGGACCCTGCATGGGATGGTGAAGGAAAAGACCCCGACAAG TACCTAAAGAAGctacacacccaggagagggcTGTCGAGGAGGTGAAACTGGCCATCAAGCCCTACTACCAGCGCAAGGACATCACCAAGGATGAGTACAAGGACATCCTGAGGAAGGCCGTGCACAAG ATCTGCCACAGTCGCACGGGAGAGATCAACCCGGTGAAGGTGAGCAACCTGGTCAAGCTCTACGTGCAGAGATACAAGTACTTCCGGAAGCACGGGCGGAAGATGGACGAGGAGGAGCGGGAGGGGGACAGAGAGCCGGCCGCGCTGCATTCTTCCTCGTGA